Proteins encoded in a region of the Ursus arctos isolate Adak ecotype North America unplaced genomic scaffold, UrsArc2.0 scaffold_2, whole genome shotgun sequence genome:
- the TAOK2 gene encoding serine/threonine-protein kinase TAO2 isoform X3, with amino-acid sequence MPAGGRAGSLKDPDVAELFFKDDPEKLFSDLREIGHGSFGAVYFARDVRNSEVVAIKKMSYSGKQSNEKWQDIIKEVRFLQKLRHPNTIQYRGCYLREHTAWLVMEYCLGSASDLLEVHKKPLQEVEIAAVTHGALQGLAYLHSHNMIHRDVKAGNILLSEPGLVKLGDFGSASIMAPANSFVGTPYWMAPEVILAMDEGQYDGKVDVWSLGITCIELAERKPPLFNMNAMSALYHIAQNESPVLQSGHWSEYFRNFVDSCLQKIPQDRPTSEVLLKHRFVLRERPPTVIMDLIQRTKDAVRELDNLQYRKMKKILFQEAPNGPGAEAPEEEEPAPCPQEAEPYMHRAGTLTSLESSHSVPSMSISASSQSSSVNSLADASDNEEEEEEEEEEEEEEEGPEAREMAMMQEGEHTVTSHSSIIHRLPGSDNLYDDPYQPEMTPSPLQPPAAPAPTSTTSSARRRAYCRNRDHFATIRTASLVSRQIQEHEQDSALREQLSGYKRMRRQHQKQLLALESRLRGEREEHSARLQRELEAQRAGFGAEAEKLSRRHQAIGEKEARAAQAEERKFQQHILGQQKKELAALLEAQKRTYKLRKEQLKEELQENPSTPKREKAEWLLRQKEQLQQCQAEEEAGLLRRQRQYFELQCRQYKRKMLLARHSLDQDLLREDLNKKQTQKDLECALLLRQHEATRELELRQLQAVQRTRAELTRLQHQTELGNQLEYNKRREQELRQKHAAQVRQQPKSLKSKELQIKKQFQETCKIQTRQYKALRAHLLETTPKAQHKSLLKRLKEEQTRKLAILAEQYDQSISEMLSSQALRLDETQEAEFQALRQQLQQELELLNAYQSKIKIRTESQHERELRELEQRVALRRALLEQRVEEELLALQTGRSERIRSLLERQAREIEAFDAESMRLGFSSMALGGIPAEAAAQGYPAPPPAPAWPSRPVPRSGAHWSHGPPPPGMPPPAWRQPSLLAPPGPPNWLGPPTQSGTPRGGALLLLRNSPQPLRRAASGGSGSDNVGPPAAAVPGPLSRSTSVASHILNGSSHFYS; translated from the exons ATGCCAGCTGGGGGCCGGGCCGGGAGCCTGAAGGACCCCGATGTGGCTGAGCTCTTCTTCAAGGATGACCCTGAAAAGCTCTTCTCTGATCTCCGGGAAATCGGCCATGGCAGCTTTGGAGCTGTGTATTTC GCCCGAGATGTCCGGAATAGTGAAGTGGTGGCCATCAAGAAGATGTCCTACAGTGGGAAGCAGTCAAATGAG AAGTGGCAGGATATCATCAAGGAGGTGCGGTTCCTGCAGAAGCTCCGGCACCCCAATACCATTCAGTACCGGGGCTGTTACCTGAGGGAGCACACGGCTTGG CTGGTAATGGAGTATTGCCTGGGCTCAGCTTCTGACCTTCTAGAAG TGCACAAGAAGCCCCTTCAGGAGGTGGAGATTGCAGCTGTGACCCACGGGGCCCTTCAGGGCCTGGCTTATCTGCACTCCCACAACATGATCCATAG GGATGTGAAGGCTGGAAACATCTTGCTGTCAGAGCCAGGCTTGGTGAAGCTGGGGGACTTCGGCTCTGCATCTATCATGGCACCCGCCAACTCCTTTGTGGGCACCCCATACTG GATGGCTCCAGAGGTGATCCTGGCAATGGATGAGGGGCAGTACGATGGCAAGGTGGATGTCTGGTCCTTGGGGATAACCTGCATCGAGCTGG CGGAACGGAAACCACCGCTGTTTAACATGAATGCGATGAGTGCCTTATACCACATTGCACAGAACGAGTCCCCCGTGCTCCAGTCAGGACACTG GTCTGAGTACTTCCGGAATTTTGTTGACTCCTGTCTTCAGAAAATCCCTCAAGACAGACCAACCTCAGAGGTTCTTCTGAAG CACCGCTTTGTGCTCCGGGAGCGGCCACCCACAGTCATCATGGACCTAATCCAGAGGACTAAGGATGCTGTGCGGGAGCTAGACAACCTGCAGTACCGAAAGATGAAGAAGATACTGTTCCAGGAGGCACCCAATGGCCCTGGTGCTGAGgccccagaggaagaggag CCTGCGCCCTGTCCACAGGAGGCCGAGCCCTATATGCACCGGGCTGGGACGCTGACCAGTTTAGAGAGTAGCCACTCAGTGCCCAGCATGTCCATCAGCGCCTCCAGTCAGAGCAGCTCAGTCAACAGCCTAGCGGATGCCTCAGAcaacgaggaggaggaggaggaagaagaagaggaggaggaggaagaggaagggcccGAAGCCCGAGAGATGGCTATGATGCAGGAAGGGGAGCACACGGTCACCTCCCATAGTTCCATCATCCACCGACTGCCG GGTTCTGACAACCTGTATGATGACCCCTACCAGCCAGAGATGACCCCCAGCCCTCTCCAGCCACCGGCAGCCCCGGCTCCCACCTCTACCACCTCTTCTGCCCGCCGCCGGGCCTACTGCCGCAACCGGGACCACTTTGCCACCATCCGTACTGCCTCCCTG gtCAGCCGCCAGATCCAGGAGCACGAGCAGGACTCCGCGCTGCGGGAGCAGCTGAGCGGCTATAAGCGGATGCGACGACAGCACCAGAAACAGCTGCTGGCTCTGGAGTCACGGCTGAGGGGTGAACGTGAGGAGCACAGCGCGCGGCTGCAGCGGGAGCTTGAGGCCCAGCGGGCTGGCTTTGGGGCTGAGGCAGAAAAGCTGTCCCGGCGGCACCAGGCCATTGGAGAGAAGGAGGCTCGAGCTGCCCAGGCCGAGGAGCGTAAGTTCCAGCAGCACATCCTTGGGCAGCAGAAGAAGGAGCTGGCCGCCCTGCTGGAGGCACAGAAGCGAACCTACAAACTTCGGAAGGAGCAGCTGAAAGAG GAGCTCCAGGAGAACCCCAGCACCCCCAAGCGGGAGAAGGCCGAGTGGCTTCTGCGGCAGAAGGAGCAGCTCCAGCAGTGCCAGGCGGAGGAGGAGGCAGGTCTGCTGCGGCGGCAGCGCCAGTACTTTGAGCTTCAGTGTCGCCAGTATAAGCGCAAGATGCTGCTGGCTCGCCACAGCCTGGACCAGGACCTGCTGCGAGAG GATTTGAACAAGAAGCAAACCCAGAAGGACTTGGAGTGTGCACTGCTGCTGCGGCAACATGAGGCCACGCGGGAGCTGGAGCTACGGCAGCTCCAGGCCGTCCAGCGCACACGGGCGGAGCTCACCCGCCTGCAGCACCAGACGGAGCTGGGCAACCAGCTGGAGTACAACAAGCGGCGTGAGCAAGAGTTGCGGCAGAAGCATGCGGCCCAGGTTCGCCAGCAGCCCAAGAGCCTCAAA TCTAAGGAGCTGCAGATCAAGAAGCAGTTCCAGGAGACGTGTAAGATCCAGACTCGGCAATACAAGGCCCTGCGGGCACACTTGCTGGAGACCACGCCCAAAGCTCAGCACAAGAGCCTCCTTAAGCGGCTCAAGGAAGAACAGACCCGCAAGCTGGCAATCCTAGCCGAGCAGTACGACCAGTCCATCTCAGAGATGCTCAGCTCACAGGCG CTGCGGCTTGATGAGACCCAGGAGGCAGAATTCCAGGCCCTGCGGCAGCAGCTTCAACAGGAGCTGGAGCTGCTCAATGCCTACCAGAGCAAGATCAAGATCCGCACAGAGAGTCAGCATGAGCGGGAGCTGCGGGAGCTGGAGCAGAGGGTGGCTCTGAGGCGGGCACTGCTGGAGCAGCGG GTGGAAGAGGAGCTGCTGGCCTTGCAGACAGGGCGCTCCGAGCGAATCCGGAGTTTGCTCGAGCGGCAGGCCCGTGAGATCGAGGCTTTCGATGCCGAGAGCATGAGGCTGGGCTTCTCCAGTATGGCTCTGGGGGGCATCCCAGCCGAGGCTGCTGCCCAGGGCTATCCcgctccaccccctgcccctgcctggccctcCCGTCCTGTTCCCCGATCGGGGGCACATTGGAGCCATGGTCCTCCTCCACCAGGCATGCCCCCCCCAGCCTGGCGTCAGCCCTCTCTGCTGGCTCCTCCAGGTCCCCCAAACTGGCTGGGGCCCCCCACACAGAGTGGTACACCCCGTGGTGGAGCCCTGCTGCTGCTAAGAAACAGCCCTCAGCCCCTGCGGCGGGCAGCCTCAGGGGGCAGTGGCAGTGACAACGTGGGCCCACCTGCCGCTGCAGTGCCTGGGCCTCTGAGCCGTAGCACCAGTGTCGCTTCCCACATCCTCAATGGTTCCTCCCACTTCTATTCCTGA
- the TAOK2 gene encoding serine/threonine-protein kinase TAO2 isoform X5 has translation MPAGGRAGSLKDPDVAELFFKDDPEKLFSDLREIGHGSFGAVYFARDVRNSEVVAIKKMSYSGKQSNEKWQDIIKEVRFLQKLRHPNTIQYRGCYLREHTAWLVMEYCLGSASDLLEVHKKPLQEVEIAAVTHGALQGLAYLHSHNMIHRDVKAGNILLSEPGLVKLGDFGSASIMAPANSFVGTPYWMAPEVILAMDEGQYDGKVDVWSLGITCIELAERKPPLFNMNAMSALYHIAQNESPVLQSGHWSEYFRNFVDSCLQKIPQDRPTSEVLLKHRFVLRERPPTVIMDLIQRTKDAVRELDNLQYRKMKKILFQEAPNGPGAEAPEEEEPAPCPQEAEPYMHRAGTLTSLESSHSVPSMSISASSQSSSVNSLADASDNEEEEEEEEEEEEEEEGPEAREMAMMQEGEHTVTSHSSIIHRLPGSDNLYDDPYQPEMTPSPLQPPAAPAPTSTTSSARRRAYCRNRDHFATIRTASLVSRQIQEHEQDSALREQLSGYKRMRRQHQKQLLALESRLRGEREEHSARLQRELEAQRAGFGAEAEKLSRRHQAIGEKEARAAQAEERKFQQHILGQQKKELAALLEAQKRTYKLRKEQLKEELQENPSTPKREKAEWLLRQKEQLQQCQAEEEAGLLRRQRQYFELQCRQYKRKMLLARHSLDQDLLREDLNKKQTQKDLECALLLRQHEATRELELRQLQAVQRTRAELTRLQHQTELGNQLEYNKRREQELRQKHAAQVRQQPKSLKLRLDETQEAEFQALRQQLQQELELLNAYQSKIKIRTESQHERELRELEQRVALRRALLEQRVEEELLALQTGRSERIRSLLERQAREIEAFDAESMRLGFSSMALGGIPAEAAAQGYPAPPPAPAWPSRPVPRSGAHWSHGPPPPGMPPPAWRQPSLLAPPGPPNWLGPPTQSGTPRGGALLLLRNSPQPLRRAASGGSGSDNVGPPAAAVPGPLSRSTSVASHILNGSSHFYS, from the exons ATGCCAGCTGGGGGCCGGGCCGGGAGCCTGAAGGACCCCGATGTGGCTGAGCTCTTCTTCAAGGATGACCCTGAAAAGCTCTTCTCTGATCTCCGGGAAATCGGCCATGGCAGCTTTGGAGCTGTGTATTTC GCCCGAGATGTCCGGAATAGTGAAGTGGTGGCCATCAAGAAGATGTCCTACAGTGGGAAGCAGTCAAATGAG AAGTGGCAGGATATCATCAAGGAGGTGCGGTTCCTGCAGAAGCTCCGGCACCCCAATACCATTCAGTACCGGGGCTGTTACCTGAGGGAGCACACGGCTTGG CTGGTAATGGAGTATTGCCTGGGCTCAGCTTCTGACCTTCTAGAAG TGCACAAGAAGCCCCTTCAGGAGGTGGAGATTGCAGCTGTGACCCACGGGGCCCTTCAGGGCCTGGCTTATCTGCACTCCCACAACATGATCCATAG GGATGTGAAGGCTGGAAACATCTTGCTGTCAGAGCCAGGCTTGGTGAAGCTGGGGGACTTCGGCTCTGCATCTATCATGGCACCCGCCAACTCCTTTGTGGGCACCCCATACTG GATGGCTCCAGAGGTGATCCTGGCAATGGATGAGGGGCAGTACGATGGCAAGGTGGATGTCTGGTCCTTGGGGATAACCTGCATCGAGCTGG CGGAACGGAAACCACCGCTGTTTAACATGAATGCGATGAGTGCCTTATACCACATTGCACAGAACGAGTCCCCCGTGCTCCAGTCAGGACACTG GTCTGAGTACTTCCGGAATTTTGTTGACTCCTGTCTTCAGAAAATCCCTCAAGACAGACCAACCTCAGAGGTTCTTCTGAAG CACCGCTTTGTGCTCCGGGAGCGGCCACCCACAGTCATCATGGACCTAATCCAGAGGACTAAGGATGCTGTGCGGGAGCTAGACAACCTGCAGTACCGAAAGATGAAGAAGATACTGTTCCAGGAGGCACCCAATGGCCCTGGTGCTGAGgccccagaggaagaggag CCTGCGCCCTGTCCACAGGAGGCCGAGCCCTATATGCACCGGGCTGGGACGCTGACCAGTTTAGAGAGTAGCCACTCAGTGCCCAGCATGTCCATCAGCGCCTCCAGTCAGAGCAGCTCAGTCAACAGCCTAGCGGATGCCTCAGAcaacgaggaggaggaggaggaagaagaagaggaggaggaggaagaggaagggcccGAAGCCCGAGAGATGGCTATGATGCAGGAAGGGGAGCACACGGTCACCTCCCATAGTTCCATCATCCACCGACTGCCG GGTTCTGACAACCTGTATGATGACCCCTACCAGCCAGAGATGACCCCCAGCCCTCTCCAGCCACCGGCAGCCCCGGCTCCCACCTCTACCACCTCTTCTGCCCGCCGCCGGGCCTACTGCCGCAACCGGGACCACTTTGCCACCATCCGTACTGCCTCCCTG gtCAGCCGCCAGATCCAGGAGCACGAGCAGGACTCCGCGCTGCGGGAGCAGCTGAGCGGCTATAAGCGGATGCGACGACAGCACCAGAAACAGCTGCTGGCTCTGGAGTCACGGCTGAGGGGTGAACGTGAGGAGCACAGCGCGCGGCTGCAGCGGGAGCTTGAGGCCCAGCGGGCTGGCTTTGGGGCTGAGGCAGAAAAGCTGTCCCGGCGGCACCAGGCCATTGGAGAGAAGGAGGCTCGAGCTGCCCAGGCCGAGGAGCGTAAGTTCCAGCAGCACATCCTTGGGCAGCAGAAGAAGGAGCTGGCCGCCCTGCTGGAGGCACAGAAGCGAACCTACAAACTTCGGAAGGAGCAGCTGAAAGAG GAGCTCCAGGAGAACCCCAGCACCCCCAAGCGGGAGAAGGCCGAGTGGCTTCTGCGGCAGAAGGAGCAGCTCCAGCAGTGCCAGGCGGAGGAGGAGGCAGGTCTGCTGCGGCGGCAGCGCCAGTACTTTGAGCTTCAGTGTCGCCAGTATAAGCGCAAGATGCTGCTGGCTCGCCACAGCCTGGACCAGGACCTGCTGCGAGAG GATTTGAACAAGAAGCAAACCCAGAAGGACTTGGAGTGTGCACTGCTGCTGCGGCAACATGAGGCCACGCGGGAGCTGGAGCTACGGCAGCTCCAGGCCGTCCAGCGCACACGGGCGGAGCTCACCCGCCTGCAGCACCAGACGGAGCTGGGCAACCAGCTGGAGTACAACAAGCGGCGTGAGCAAGAGTTGCGGCAGAAGCATGCGGCCCAGGTTCGCCAGCAGCCCAAGAGCCTCAAA CTGCGGCTTGATGAGACCCAGGAGGCAGAATTCCAGGCCCTGCGGCAGCAGCTTCAACAGGAGCTGGAGCTGCTCAATGCCTACCAGAGCAAGATCAAGATCCGCACAGAGAGTCAGCATGAGCGGGAGCTGCGGGAGCTGGAGCAGAGGGTGGCTCTGAGGCGGGCACTGCTGGAGCAGCGG GTGGAAGAGGAGCTGCTGGCCTTGCAGACAGGGCGCTCCGAGCGAATCCGGAGTTTGCTCGAGCGGCAGGCCCGTGAGATCGAGGCTTTCGATGCCGAGAGCATGAGGCTGGGCTTCTCCAGTATGGCTCTGGGGGGCATCCCAGCCGAGGCTGCTGCCCAGGGCTATCCcgctccaccccctgcccctgcctggccctcCCGTCCTGTTCCCCGATCGGGGGCACATTGGAGCCATGGTCCTCCTCCACCAGGCATGCCCCCCCCAGCCTGGCGTCAGCCCTCTCTGCTGGCTCCTCCAGGTCCCCCAAACTGGCTGGGGCCCCCCACACAGAGTGGTACACCCCGTGGTGGAGCCCTGCTGCTGCTAAGAAACAGCCCTCAGCCCCTGCGGCGGGCAGCCTCAGGGGGCAGTGGCAGTGACAACGTGGGCCCACCTGCCGCTGCAGTGCCTGGGCCTCTGAGCCGTAGCACCAGTGTCGCTTCCCACATCCTCAATGGTTCCTCCCACTTCTATTCCTGA
- the TAOK2 gene encoding serine/threonine-protein kinase TAO2 isoform X6, with product MPAGGRAGSLKDPDVAELFFKDDPEKLFSDLREIGHGSFGAVYFARDVRNSEVVAIKKMSYSGKQSNEKWQDIIKEVRFLQKLRHPNTIQYRGCYLREHTAWLVMEYCLGSASDLLEVHKKPLQEVEIAAVTHGALQGLAYLHSHNMIHRDVKAGNILLSEPGLVKLGDFGSASIMAPANSFVGTPYWMAPEVILAMDEGQYDGKVDVWSLGITCIELAERKPPLFNMNAMSALYHIAQNESPVLQSGHWSEYFRNFVDSCLQKIPQDRPTSEVLLKHRFVLRERPPTVIMDLIQRTKDAVRELDNLQYRKMKKILFQEAPNGPGAEAPEEEEEAEPYMHRAGTLTSLESSHSVPSMSISASSQSSSVNSLADASDNEEEEEEEEEEEEEEEGPEAREMAMMQEGEHTVTSHSSIIHRLPGSDNLYDDPYQPEMTPSPLQPPAAPAPTSTTSSARRRAYCRNRDHFATIRTASLVSRQIQEHEQDSALREQLSGYKRMRRQHQKQLLALESRLRGEREEHSARLQRELEAQRAGFGAEAEKLSRRHQAIGEKEARAAQAEERKFQQHILGQQKKELAALLEAQKRTYKLRKEQLKEELQENPSTPKREKAEWLLRQKEQLQQCQAEEEAGLLRRQRQYFELQCRQYKRKMLLARHSLDQDLLREDLNKKQTQKDLECALLLRQHEATRELELRQLQAVQRTRAELTRLQHQTELGNQLEYNKRREQELRQKHAAQVRQQPKSLKLRLDETQEAEFQALRQQLQQELELLNAYQSKIKIRTESQHERELRELEQRVALRRALLEQRVEEELLALQTGRSERIRSLLERQAREIEAFDAESMRLGFSSMALGGIPAEAAAQGYPAPPPAPAWPSRPVPRSGAHWSHGPPPPGMPPPAWRQPSLLAPPGPPNWLGPPTQSGTPRGGALLLLRNSPQPLRRAASGGSGSDNVGPPAAAVPGPLSRSTSVASHILNGSSHFYS from the exons ATGCCAGCTGGGGGCCGGGCCGGGAGCCTGAAGGACCCCGATGTGGCTGAGCTCTTCTTCAAGGATGACCCTGAAAAGCTCTTCTCTGATCTCCGGGAAATCGGCCATGGCAGCTTTGGAGCTGTGTATTTC GCCCGAGATGTCCGGAATAGTGAAGTGGTGGCCATCAAGAAGATGTCCTACAGTGGGAAGCAGTCAAATGAG AAGTGGCAGGATATCATCAAGGAGGTGCGGTTCCTGCAGAAGCTCCGGCACCCCAATACCATTCAGTACCGGGGCTGTTACCTGAGGGAGCACACGGCTTGG CTGGTAATGGAGTATTGCCTGGGCTCAGCTTCTGACCTTCTAGAAG TGCACAAGAAGCCCCTTCAGGAGGTGGAGATTGCAGCTGTGACCCACGGGGCCCTTCAGGGCCTGGCTTATCTGCACTCCCACAACATGATCCATAG GGATGTGAAGGCTGGAAACATCTTGCTGTCAGAGCCAGGCTTGGTGAAGCTGGGGGACTTCGGCTCTGCATCTATCATGGCACCCGCCAACTCCTTTGTGGGCACCCCATACTG GATGGCTCCAGAGGTGATCCTGGCAATGGATGAGGGGCAGTACGATGGCAAGGTGGATGTCTGGTCCTTGGGGATAACCTGCATCGAGCTGG CGGAACGGAAACCACCGCTGTTTAACATGAATGCGATGAGTGCCTTATACCACATTGCACAGAACGAGTCCCCCGTGCTCCAGTCAGGACACTG GTCTGAGTACTTCCGGAATTTTGTTGACTCCTGTCTTCAGAAAATCCCTCAAGACAGACCAACCTCAGAGGTTCTTCTGAAG CACCGCTTTGTGCTCCGGGAGCGGCCACCCACAGTCATCATGGACCTAATCCAGAGGACTAAGGATGCTGTGCGGGAGCTAGACAACCTGCAGTACCGAAAGATGAAGAAGATACTGTTCCAGGAGGCACCCAATGGCCCTGGTGCTGAGgccccagaggaagaggag GAGGCCGAGCCCTATATGCACCGGGCTGGGACGCTGACCAGTTTAGAGAGTAGCCACTCAGTGCCCAGCATGTCCATCAGCGCCTCCAGTCAGAGCAGCTCAGTCAACAGCCTAGCGGATGCCTCAGAcaacgaggaggaggaggaggaagaagaagaggaggaggaggaagaggaagggcccGAAGCCCGAGAGATGGCTATGATGCAGGAAGGGGAGCACACGGTCACCTCCCATAGTTCCATCATCCACCGACTGCCG GGTTCTGACAACCTGTATGATGACCCCTACCAGCCAGAGATGACCCCCAGCCCTCTCCAGCCACCGGCAGCCCCGGCTCCCACCTCTACCACCTCTTCTGCCCGCCGCCGGGCCTACTGCCGCAACCGGGACCACTTTGCCACCATCCGTACTGCCTCCCTG gtCAGCCGCCAGATCCAGGAGCACGAGCAGGACTCCGCGCTGCGGGAGCAGCTGAGCGGCTATAAGCGGATGCGACGACAGCACCAGAAACAGCTGCTGGCTCTGGAGTCACGGCTGAGGGGTGAACGTGAGGAGCACAGCGCGCGGCTGCAGCGGGAGCTTGAGGCCCAGCGGGCTGGCTTTGGGGCTGAGGCAGAAAAGCTGTCCCGGCGGCACCAGGCCATTGGAGAGAAGGAGGCTCGAGCTGCCCAGGCCGAGGAGCGTAAGTTCCAGCAGCACATCCTTGGGCAGCAGAAGAAGGAGCTGGCCGCCCTGCTGGAGGCACAGAAGCGAACCTACAAACTTCGGAAGGAGCAGCTGAAAGAG GAGCTCCAGGAGAACCCCAGCACCCCCAAGCGGGAGAAGGCCGAGTGGCTTCTGCGGCAGAAGGAGCAGCTCCAGCAGTGCCAGGCGGAGGAGGAGGCAGGTCTGCTGCGGCGGCAGCGCCAGTACTTTGAGCTTCAGTGTCGCCAGTATAAGCGCAAGATGCTGCTGGCTCGCCACAGCCTGGACCAGGACCTGCTGCGAGAG GATTTGAACAAGAAGCAAACCCAGAAGGACTTGGAGTGTGCACTGCTGCTGCGGCAACATGAGGCCACGCGGGAGCTGGAGCTACGGCAGCTCCAGGCCGTCCAGCGCACACGGGCGGAGCTCACCCGCCTGCAGCACCAGACGGAGCTGGGCAACCAGCTGGAGTACAACAAGCGGCGTGAGCAAGAGTTGCGGCAGAAGCATGCGGCCCAGGTTCGCCAGCAGCCCAAGAGCCTCAAA CTGCGGCTTGATGAGACCCAGGAGGCAGAATTCCAGGCCCTGCGGCAGCAGCTTCAACAGGAGCTGGAGCTGCTCAATGCCTACCAGAGCAAGATCAAGATCCGCACAGAGAGTCAGCATGAGCGGGAGCTGCGGGAGCTGGAGCAGAGGGTGGCTCTGAGGCGGGCACTGCTGGAGCAGCGG GTGGAAGAGGAGCTGCTGGCCTTGCAGACAGGGCGCTCCGAGCGAATCCGGAGTTTGCTCGAGCGGCAGGCCCGTGAGATCGAGGCTTTCGATGCCGAGAGCATGAGGCTGGGCTTCTCCAGTATGGCTCTGGGGGGCATCCCAGCCGAGGCTGCTGCCCAGGGCTATCCcgctccaccccctgcccctgcctggccctcCCGTCCTGTTCCCCGATCGGGGGCACATTGGAGCCATGGTCCTCCTCCACCAGGCATGCCCCCCCCAGCCTGGCGTCAGCCCTCTCTGCTGGCTCCTCCAGGTCCCCCAAACTGGCTGGGGCCCCCCACACAGAGTGGTACACCCCGTGGTGGAGCCCTGCTGCTGCTAAGAAACAGCCCTCAGCCCCTGCGGCGGGCAGCCTCAGGGGGCAGTGGCAGTGACAACGTGGGCCCACCTGCCGCTGCAGTGCCTGGGCCTCTGAGCCGTAGCACCAGTGTCGCTTCCCACATCCTCAATGGTTCCTCCCACTTCTATTCCTGA